One part of the Papilio machaon chromosome 5, ilPapMach1.1, whole genome shotgun sequence genome encodes these proteins:
- the LOC106713546 gene encoding transcriptional regulator ovo isoform X2 translates to MPKIFLIKKRLHEQQLGLQEGQELLASKADTLCPGSPLDDGPIALLSKKDKECIDRDVFGESNGSRLMHERRTKEPRRFISSILGGDIPYGSHRGHVLTQAERKQYLPVEEKKGDDKPLIKEEKDPLESEPVILPTRNSPSPESVPSPSIDHNVTCQKVSVIQRTPSQSQFRDGKKELSEVTVPPTLPTPEPEQDQPIDYAIAKKRGESEDEETEKKIREQRRTSSSKIANSILARPVLVLRNCPANKVPGIINAAAGHGRSTGGNGTNSSSQSSGGSGNFSSGGGSTAPSSGGGGALGGGSGSGGNGRDGRSNYGPNSPPTGSLPPFYETLGPSTKSGQNSFNANSNFSNEFNMMNGFNMECENNENATNFPEQGKQYSLMQNAHYGLALKDEEIDYENKLENLGAIGNYGSNFDVSMVVDMGEDVIDNIQFSTTLSFTGSNEGILGNLSDSAEDFANLLNNHVESITDSEIRESSSITPDSVHNPSDIPSLAEQINLSRQYYEKANYLAFASHEQSPSYNFPKERPDLLMHLNPALLQHNEGQMQQLQIHVQLQQRQQMLSPGFPFPSHSLELDSPTGVSLPSPGGNNSLDGNSHIESSSLSPAAALGLPAELPLEFINGGHGVKNPLATEANARQREEEKNKQVLVSEDDPTKFICRVCSKNFSLQRLLNRHMKCHSDVKRYLCTFCGKGFNDTFDLKRHTRTHTGVRPYKCNLCEKSFTQRCSLESHCLKVHGVQHTYAYKERRTKMYVCEECGHTTSEPEEHYMHLKKQHPYSPALLKFYDKRHFKFTNASFANQLLGQLPMPVHN, encoded by the exons ATGCCGAAGATCTTCCTGATTAAGAAGCGGTTGCACGAGCAGCAACTGGGGCTGCAGGAGGGGCAGGAGTTGCTCGCCAGCAAAGCCGACACACTCTGCCCCGGCTCGCCTCTTGATGACGGACCCATTGCTCTGTTGTCCAAGAAGGATAAGGAATGCATCG ATCGAGATGTGTTCGGAGAAAGCAATGGATCAAGACTTATGCATGAACGTCGCACGAAAGAACCGAGGAGATTTATATCATCCATACTTGGCGGCGATATTCCTTACGGAAGTCACAGGGGTCACGTCCTTACACAAGCTGAAAGGAAGCAATATTTGCCGGTCGAAGAGAAGAAGGGAGATGACAAACCTCTCATTAAAGAAGAGAAAGATCCATTGGAAAGTGAACCCGTAATCCTACCAACCAGAAACTCACCATCACCAGAGTCCGTACCGTCTCCTAGTATCGATCATAATGTAACATGCCAAAAAGTATCAGTAATTCAAAGAACACCATCACAGTCGCAATTTCGCGATGGTAAGAAAGAATTGTCGGAAGTTACTGTCCCACCAACGCTGCCTACACCAGAACCAGAACAGGACCAGCCAATAGATTACGCTATAGCGAAGAAACGAGGAGAATCCGAAGACGAAGAAACAGAAAAGAAGATAAGAGAACAAAGGAGGACAAGTAGCTCAAAAATTGCTAATAGCATCTTGGCTAGGCCAGTTTTGGTTTTGCGGAATTGTCCAGCAAATAAAGTTCCAGGAATTATTAATGCTGCTGCTGGACATGGTCGATCAACTGGTGGCAATGGGACCAACTCTAGTTCACAGAGCAGCGGAGGGTCAGGAAATTTTAGCTCAGGTGGTGGAAGTACGGCCCCGAGCTCAGGAGGCGGAGGTGCTCTCGGAGGCGGATCTGGAAGTGGTGGAAACGGTCGAGATGGACGATCAAATTATGGACCGAACAGTCCACCGACAGGCAGTCTGCCTCCTTTTTACGAAACTCTTGGTCCTTCAACGAAAAGTGGCCAAAACTCATTCAATGCCAACAGTAACTTCTCCAATGAGTTTAACATGATGAATGGATTTAACATGGAATGTGAGAATAATGAAAACGCAACTAATTTCCCAGAACAGGGTAAACAATATTCCTTAATGCAGAACGCACATTACGGATTAGCTTTAAAAGACGAAGAAATAGACTATGAGAATAAGTTAGAAAATTTAGGTGCAATTGGTAATTACGGAAGTAATTTCGATGTTTCTATGGTTGTTGATATGGGTGAAGACGTTATagataatatacaattttcaaCTACATTATCCTTTACCGGATCTAACGAAGGAATTTTAGGAAATTTATCTGATTCTGCGGAAGACTTTgccaatttattaaataatcatgTTGAATCCATAACTGATTCTGAAATAAGGGAATCTTCATCAATAACTCCAGACTCAGTTCACAATCCATCGGACATCCCATCGCTGGCAGAGCAAATAAATCTAAGCAGACAGTATTACGAGAAAGCAAACTACTTAGCGTTTGCGAGTCACGAGCAAAGCCCATCATATAATTTTCCTAAAGAACGCCCAGATCTGTTAATGCATTTAAATCCGGCGCTCCTTCAACACAATGAAGGCCAGATGCAGCAACTTCAAATCCACGTGCAACTGCAACAGAGACAGCAAATGCTATCTCCCGGATTCCCCTTCCCTAGTCACTCACTGGAGCTGGATTCACCGACGGGCGTGTCGCTGCCGTCGCCCGGCGGGAACAATTCCTTGGACGGCAACAGCCACATCGAGAGTTCATCGCTCAGCCCCGCTGCCGCT TTGGGTTTACCGGCAGAGCTTCCATTGGAATTTATCAACGGTGGGCACGGTGTGAAGAATCCCCTTGCCACAGAAGCGAATGCGAGACAAAGAGAAGAGGAAAAGAATAAACAAGTATTAGTGAGCGAGGACGACCCTACGAAGTTTATCTGCAGGGTTTGCTCGAAGAACTTCAGTTTACAGAGGCTACTGAACCGGCACATGAAATGTCACTCGGATGTTAAGCGATACCTGTGCACATTCTGCGGCAAGGGATTCAATGACACCTTCGACTTGAAGAGACACACACGAACCCACACGGGAGTCCGACCTTACAAATGCAACCTCTGTGAGAAGTCATTTACACAAAGATGCTCACTAGAATCTCACTGCCTGAAAGTACATGGCGTACAGCACACATATGCTTACAAGGAGAGAAGAACTAAG ATGTACGTGTGCGAAGAATGCGGTCACACCACCTCAGAACCGGAAGAACACTACATGCACCTTAAGAAGCAACACCCTTACTCGCCTGCACTACTCAAATTCTACGACAAGAGGCACTTTAAATTCACGAACGCATCGTTCGCAAATCAACTGTTGGGACAACTGCCGATGCCTGTTCACAactga
- the LOC106713546 gene encoding transcriptional regulator ovo isoform X1, whose translation MPKIFLIKKRLHEQQLGLQEGQELLASKADTLCPGSPLDDGPIALLSKKDKECIDRDVFGESNGSRLMHERRTKEPRRFISSILGGDIPYGSHRGHVLTQAERKQYLPVEEKKGDDKPLIKEEKDPLESEPVILPTRNSPSPESVPSPSIDHNVTCQKVSVIQRTPSQSQFRDGKKELSEVTVPPTLPTPEPEQDQPIDYAIAKKRGESEDEETEKKIREQRRTSSSKIANSILARPVLVLRNCPANKVPGIINAAAGHGRSTGGNGTNSSSQSSGGSGNFSSGGGSTAPSSGGGGALGGGSGSGGNGRDGRSNYGPNSPPTGSLPPFYETLGPSTKSGQNSFNANSNFSNEFNMMNGFNMECENNENATNFPEQGKQYSLMQNAHYGLALKDEEIDYENKLENLGAIGNYGSNFDVSMVVDMGEDVIDNIQFSTTLSFTGSNEGILGNLSDSAEDFANLLNNHVESITDSEIRESSSITPDSVHNPSDIPSLAEQINLSRQYYEKANYLAFASHEQSPSYNFPKERPDLLMHLNPALLQHNEGQMQQLQIHVQLQQRQQMLSPGFPFPSHSLELDSPTGVSLPSPGGNNSLDGNSHIESSSLSPAAAVSLKKGSVADSKIQILQQRLGLPAELPLEFINGGHGVKNPLATEANARQREEEKNKQVLVSEDDPTKFICRVCSKNFSLQRLLNRHMKCHSDVKRYLCTFCGKGFNDTFDLKRHTRTHTGVRPYKCNLCEKSFTQRCSLESHCLKVHGVQHTYAYKERRTKMYVCEECGHTTSEPEEHYMHLKKQHPYSPALLKFYDKRHFKFTNASFANQLLGQLPMPVHN comes from the exons ATGCCGAAGATCTTCCTGATTAAGAAGCGGTTGCACGAGCAGCAACTGGGGCTGCAGGAGGGGCAGGAGTTGCTCGCCAGCAAAGCCGACACACTCTGCCCCGGCTCGCCTCTTGATGACGGACCCATTGCTCTGTTGTCCAAGAAGGATAAGGAATGCATCG ATCGAGATGTGTTCGGAGAAAGCAATGGATCAAGACTTATGCATGAACGTCGCACGAAAGAACCGAGGAGATTTATATCATCCATACTTGGCGGCGATATTCCTTACGGAAGTCACAGGGGTCACGTCCTTACACAAGCTGAAAGGAAGCAATATTTGCCGGTCGAAGAGAAGAAGGGAGATGACAAACCTCTCATTAAAGAAGAGAAAGATCCATTGGAAAGTGAACCCGTAATCCTACCAACCAGAAACTCACCATCACCAGAGTCCGTACCGTCTCCTAGTATCGATCATAATGTAACATGCCAAAAAGTATCAGTAATTCAAAGAACACCATCACAGTCGCAATTTCGCGATGGTAAGAAAGAATTGTCGGAAGTTACTGTCCCACCAACGCTGCCTACACCAGAACCAGAACAGGACCAGCCAATAGATTACGCTATAGCGAAGAAACGAGGAGAATCCGAAGACGAAGAAACAGAAAAGAAGATAAGAGAACAAAGGAGGACAAGTAGCTCAAAAATTGCTAATAGCATCTTGGCTAGGCCAGTTTTGGTTTTGCGGAATTGTCCAGCAAATAAAGTTCCAGGAATTATTAATGCTGCTGCTGGACATGGTCGATCAACTGGTGGCAATGGGACCAACTCTAGTTCACAGAGCAGCGGAGGGTCAGGAAATTTTAGCTCAGGTGGTGGAAGTACGGCCCCGAGCTCAGGAGGCGGAGGTGCTCTCGGAGGCGGATCTGGAAGTGGTGGAAACGGTCGAGATGGACGATCAAATTATGGACCGAACAGTCCACCGACAGGCAGTCTGCCTCCTTTTTACGAAACTCTTGGTCCTTCAACGAAAAGTGGCCAAAACTCATTCAATGCCAACAGTAACTTCTCCAATGAGTTTAACATGATGAATGGATTTAACATGGAATGTGAGAATAATGAAAACGCAACTAATTTCCCAGAACAGGGTAAACAATATTCCTTAATGCAGAACGCACATTACGGATTAGCTTTAAAAGACGAAGAAATAGACTATGAGAATAAGTTAGAAAATTTAGGTGCAATTGGTAATTACGGAAGTAATTTCGATGTTTCTATGGTTGTTGATATGGGTGAAGACGTTATagataatatacaattttcaaCTACATTATCCTTTACCGGATCTAACGAAGGAATTTTAGGAAATTTATCTGATTCTGCGGAAGACTTTgccaatttattaaataatcatgTTGAATCCATAACTGATTCTGAAATAAGGGAATCTTCATCAATAACTCCAGACTCAGTTCACAATCCATCGGACATCCCATCGCTGGCAGAGCAAATAAATCTAAGCAGACAGTATTACGAGAAAGCAAACTACTTAGCGTTTGCGAGTCACGAGCAAAGCCCATCATATAATTTTCCTAAAGAACGCCCAGATCTGTTAATGCATTTAAATCCGGCGCTCCTTCAACACAATGAAGGCCAGATGCAGCAACTTCAAATCCACGTGCAACTGCAACAGAGACAGCAAATGCTATCTCCCGGATTCCCCTTCCCTAGTCACTCACTGGAGCTGGATTCACCGACGGGCGTGTCGCTGCCGTCGCCCGGCGGGAACAATTCCTTGGACGGCAACAGCCACATCGAGAGTTCATCGCTCAGCCCCGCTGCCGCTGTAAGTCTGAAGAAAGGCTCTGTCGCCGATAGCAAAATTCAAATCTTGCAACAAAGG TTGGGTTTACCGGCAGAGCTTCCATTGGAATTTATCAACGGTGGGCACGGTGTGAAGAATCCCCTTGCCACAGAAGCGAATGCGAGACAAAGAGAAGAGGAAAAGAATAAACAAGTATTAGTGAGCGAGGACGACCCTACGAAGTTTATCTGCAGGGTTTGCTCGAAGAACTTCAGTTTACAGAGGCTACTGAACCGGCACATGAAATGTCACTCGGATGTTAAGCGATACCTGTGCACATTCTGCGGCAAGGGATTCAATGACACCTTCGACTTGAAGAGACACACACGAACCCACACGGGAGTCCGACCTTACAAATGCAACCTCTGTGAGAAGTCATTTACACAAAGATGCTCACTAGAATCTCACTGCCTGAAAGTACATGGCGTACAGCACACATATGCTTACAAGGAGAGAAGAACTAAG ATGTACGTGTGCGAAGAATGCGGTCACACCACCTCAGAACCGGAAGAACACTACATGCACCTTAAGAAGCAACACCCTTACTCGCCTGCACTACTCAAATTCTACGACAAGAGGCACTTTAAATTCACGAACGCATCGTTCGCAAATCAACTGTTGGGACAACTGCCGATGCCTGTTCACAactga
- the LOC106713547 gene encoding glutamine-dependent NAD(+) synthetase yields the protein MGRKVVVAVCTLNQWALDFEGNLSRILQSVQEAKEMGALYRTGPELEICGYSCEDHFHEPDTYLHSWQVLAELLKSSTCKDMLIDVGMPVQHRNVSYNCRVAFLNKKILLIRPKMMLCEDGNYRETRWFSCWTKERQVEDYYLPRMITAITNQTTVPIGDAVIATKDTCIGFEICEELWNPQSRHVPLSLDGVEIISNGSGSYMELRKAYVTVDLVKSATFKSGGAYLFSNLRGCDGQRIYFNGCSCVAVNGEVVSRGLQFALHDVEVVTATIDLEDIRSYRTQIRSRSHLAASNTPFPRINVDFALSDDEDIHLTVSQPIEWKYLTPEEEIELGPACWLWDYLRRSGQGGFFLPLSGGVDSTSTACIVFSMCTQICDAVQKGESQVLYDVRKILCQSDYTPSDPMELCNRLLVTCYMASENSSQETKQRALQLASEIGSYHFPIVIDSAVSAVLGIFTTATGLVPKFRSKGGCPRQNLALQNIQARLRMVLSYLFAQLMLWARGRPGGLLVLGSSNVDEALRGYMTKYDCSSADVNPIGGISKTDLKSFLQYAKNRFFLPSLSEILQAPPTAELEPLADGQITQTDEQDMGMTYAELSQFGRLRKTHHCGPFSMYQKLVHSWSNKCTPQEVAEKVKHFFRCYAINRHKMTVLTPAYHAETYSPDDNRYDHRPFLYRVHWNWQFKAIDDAVAQMMKDKRASSVDRPAKVDSMGSNNSITSTLSAPFNMRRDRKGVLI from the exons ATGGGGCGTAAAGTGGTGGTAGCGGTGTGCACTCTGAACCAGTGGGCCCTGGACTTTGAGGGCAATTTGAGCAGAATACTCCAGTCGGTGCAGGAGGCGAAAGAGATGGGGGCTTTGTATCGAACTGGTCCCGAATTGGAAATATG TGGCTATAGTTGCGAAGATCATTTCCACGAGCCAGATACATACTTGCACAGTTGGCAAGTATTAGCAGAGCTACTAAAGTCGTCGACTTGCAAAGATATGCTCATAGATGTGGGTATGCCTGTACAGCACAGGAATGTATCCTACAACTGTAGAGTCGCATTTCTCAATAAGAAGATTCTGCTAATCCGGCCTAAGATGATGTTGTGTGAAGATGGAAATTACAGGGAGACTAGATGGTTTTCATGTTGGACTAAG gaGCGTCAAGTAGAAGATTACTATCTGCCTCGGATGATAACTGCGATCACGAACCAGACCACAGTACCCATCGGCGACGCGGTCATCGCGACCAAGGATACTTGCATCGGCTTCGAGATATGCGAAGAGTTGTGGAATCCGCAAAG TCGGCATGTTCCCTTAAGCCTCGACGGAGTGGAAATCATATCAAACGGTTCAGGAAGCTACATGGAACTGAGAAAAGCTTACGTCACAGTGGATTTAGTAAAGAGTGCCACATTTAAGAGCGGCGGGGCTTACTTATTTAGTAATCTAAGAGGTTGCGATGGTCAGAggatatattttaatggttGTTCATGTGTCGCTGTTAACGGGGAAGTGGTCAGTCGAGGACTTCAGTTCGCTTTGCACGATGTT gAGGTAGTTACAGCAACAATAGATCTCGAGGATATCCGCTCTTACCGCACTCAGATTAGATCCAGGTCTCACTTGGCAGCATCTAATACTCCATTTCCGCGGATAAATGTTGACTTCGCATTATCTGATGACGAGGACATACATTTGACTGTAAGTCAGCCTATAGAATGGAAATATTTGACGCCTGAGGAAGAAATTGAATTGG GTCCCGCATGTTGGCTGTGGGATTACTTGCGGCGCTCTGGTCAGGGCGGCTTCTTCCTGCCGCTGAGTGGGGGCGTGGACTCCACCAGCACCGCCTGCATTGTCTTCTCTATGTGTACGCAGATCTGTGACGCGGTACAAAAAGGAG AAAGTCAAGTACTATACGACGTGCGTAAGATACTCTGCCAGTCAGATTACACGCCGTCAGATCCTATGGAGTTGTGCAATCGTCTGCTTGTCACATGTTATATGGCCTCAGAGAACTCCAGTCAGGAAACTAAACAACGCGCTCTGCAA cttGCAAGTGAGATCGGAAGTTATCATTTTCCGATAGTAATCGACTCAGCAGTTAGCGCAGTTCTAGGCATATTCACTACTGCAACAGGTCTTGTGCCTAAGTTCAGGAGCAAAGGTGGTTGTCCTCGACAAAATCTAGCCTTGCAAAATATACAG GCTCGTCTACGTATGGTGCTATCGTATTTATTCGCCCAGTTAATGCTGTGGGCGCGAGGCAGGCCGGGCGGCTTGCTAGTGTTAGGCTCGTCTAATGTTGACGAAGCACTGCGAGGTTATATGACGAAATACGACTGTTCCAGTGCAGATGTCAATCCTATAGGCGGCATATCTAAAACTGATTTGAAATCTTTCCTACAGTACGCTAAGAATAG ATTCTTCTTACCATCTCTATCGGAGATCCTGCAAGCGCCGCCGACGGCTGAGCTGGAGCCGCTCGCGGACGGCCAGATTACACAGACCGATGAACAGGATATGGGCATGACTTACGCGGAGCTCTCACAGTTTGGTCGCCTCAGGAAGACACACCATTGCGGACCATTCAGCATGTACCAAAAACTGGTACATTCCTGGAGCAATAAGTGTACACCGCAAGAA GTTGCGGAGAAAGTGAAGCATTTCTTCCGTTGCTATGCGATCAACCGTCACAAGATGACGGTGTTGACTCCGGCGTACCACGCGGAGACTTACAGCCCCGACGACAACCGCTACGACCATCGCCCCTTCCTCTACCGCGTGCACTGGAACTGGCAGTTCAAGGCCATCGATGACGCC GTAGCACAAATGATGAAGGACAAAAGAGCGTCCAGTGTAGATAGACCTGCGAAGGTTGACTCAATGGGAAGCAACAACTCCATTACGTCAACACTGTCCGCACCCTTCAACATGCGCAGAGATAGGAAAggagtattaatttaa
- the LOC123721024 gene encoding uncharacterized protein LOC123721024, which yields MCTVTIGTFLCVPSVITYDKSTDFNTLRIVCIVGWVLLGWIYEYGVSQQTDLFCRQIDKTKLVCSYIQLKPSSSDDILELTKRILRTLEFRDPRLSLYGMYYMNTGLVLRIAASSFVYITVQLQILIPAIEENRTDLSTTLP from the exons ATGTGTACGGTCACAATAGGCACATTTTTGTGTGTACCATCTGTTATTACCTACGACAAGTCTACg GATTTCAATACTTTGCGAATAGTATGCATTGTTGGCTGGGTCCTTTTAGGTTGGATATATGAATACGGAGTAAGCCAACAAACTGATTTGTTTTGTCGACAAATAGACAAGACCAAATTAGTCTGCTCCTATATACAACTCAAACCGAGCAGTAGTG ATGATATTTTGGAACTGACCAAAAGAATTCTACGTACGTTAGAGTTTCGCGATCCCCGACTATCTTTGTACGGGATGTATTACATGAACACTGGCTTGGTACTGCGCATCGCCGCTTCAAGCTTCGTCTACATCACTGTTCAACTGCAGATATTAATTCCGGCAATAGAAGAAAATAGAACCGACCTGTCTACCACACTACCTTAA